A stretch of Lactuca sativa cultivar Salinas chromosome 6, Lsat_Salinas_v11, whole genome shotgun sequence DNA encodes these proteins:
- the LOC111897697 gene encoding uncharacterized protein LOC111897697, with protein MSDEASFQIKSLNPVHKCARNYKLGSMVTYAWIGSHYTREFLLRQKKSVRKLRTAVSQKFGIHVSVGQCRRAKKYALQLIDGTLVEHYAKLWSYAEEIRRSNPGSTVKLDVNHMPDGKNYFSKFYVCFDALKKGWKEGCRKIIGLDGCFLKGICKEELLCAFGRDANNGIYPIAWAVVCVENKGNWRWILDLLIDDLGLNLGYGYNVISNQHKGLIEAVKELLPYVEHRQCAKHISQNLRKRYSGAQYESILWKACKATTKVDFKVAMKELEVLDLSAHQYLMDKDPKTWSRAYFQPGRCCDAVENGMSESFNPVIVDARKKPIITMLEELRMYMMERVLKKKCKGLGWGNQICPTIREIVNDIKKGLRHYQVLPSGLNQFEVRGTTDAYEVDLEERTCSCRLWQLNGINCVHSVAAISFMNRDVESYVDKMFSNLTYMKAYKFRLAPMNGSNLWPATDYTPPLPPVRRAMPGRPTTKRKRDATETPNRSSKKSKTTTQTQNKGKEQVKVSKAGKKQKCSLCKIEGHNKRACTLTRPPKTKAKRKTKQGVAEALNEDESNRSNAVNDGGAVNDGGEAVNDGGAVNDGAEAVNEVHVQQDYDEVELTPLEFDASANGEPSQVHVQEQEARETPLATLLKKIRRKKSERIIKLKLGKKVGGNDAPGDSEAKPVTLE; from the exons ATGAGTGATGAAGCAAGCTTCCAAATTAAGTCTTTAAATCCAGTCCACAAATGTGCAAGGAACTACAAGTTAGGGTCCATGGTCACTTATGCTTGGAtagggagtcattatacaagagAGTTCTTACTTAGACAAAAGAAGAGTGTTAGAAAGCTAAGAACAGCTGTGTCACAGAAGTTTGGCATTCATGTTAGTGTTGGTCAATGCAGGAGAGCTAAGAAATATGCACTCCAACTAATAGATGGCACCCTAGTTGAACATTATGCAAAGTTATGGTCGTATGCAGAAGAGATTAGGAGATCAAATCCAGGTAGCACTGTGAAGCTTGATGTAAATCATATGCCAGATGGGAAGAACTACTTTAGTAAGTTCTATGTTTGCTTTGATGCATTGAAGAAGGGGTGGAAGGAGGGATGCAGGAAAATAATAGGTTTAGATGGTTGTTTCCTTAAAGGGATCTGTAAAGAGGAGTTATTATGTGCTTTTGGAAGGGATGCAAACAATGGGATTTATCCTATTGCATGGGCAGTAGTATGTGTGGAGAATAAGGGAAATTGGAGGTGGATTTTGGATTTACTCATTGATGACTTAGGACTTAATTTGGGCTATGGATACAATGTAATATCTAATCAACACAAG GGTTTGATTGAGGCTGTGAAAGAACTCCTTCCTTATGTAGAGCATAGGCAGTGTGCCAAGCATATTAGCCAAAACCTTAGGAAAAGGTATAGTGGTGCTCAATATGAAAGCATTTTATGGAAGGCATGTAAAGCAACAACAAAGGTAGATTTTAAGGTTGCCATGAAAGAGCTTGAAGTGCTAGACCTAAGTGCTCATCAGTATCTGATGGACAAAGACCCCAAAACATGGTCAAGGGCCTACTTCCAACCAGGAAGATGTTGTGATGCTGTGGAGAATGGAATGTCAGAAAGTTTTAATCCTGTGATTGTTGATGCTAGGAAGAAACCAATTATCACCATGCTAGAGGAGTTGAGGATGTATATGATGGAGAGGGTGTTGAAGAAGAAATGCAAGGGTCTAGGATGGGGCAACCAAATTTGTCCAACAATTAGAGAAATAGTGAATGACATTAAGAAGGGTCTAAGACATTACCAAGTCTTACCTAGTGGACTAAATCAGTTTGAAGTAAGAGGAACTACAGATGCTTATGAAGTGGATCTTGAAGAAAGAACTTGCTCATGCAGGCTATGGCAGCTTAATGGAATCAATTGTGTCCATTCTGTTGCAGCTATTAGTTTTATGAATAGGGATGTAGAGTCATATGTGGACAAAATGTTTAGTAACCTCACTTATATGAAGGCTTACAAGTTTAGGTTAGCACCTATGAATGGAAGTAATTTGTGGCCTGCAACTGATTACACCCCACCTTTACCTCCTGTTCGTAGAGCTATGCCTGGGAGACCTACAACTAAAAGGAAAAGGGATGCAACAGAAACCCCAAACCGATCAAGTAAAAAATCAAAGACAACTACCCAAACACAAAACAAAGGTAAGGAGCAGGTGAAGGTATCCAAGGCTGGTAAAAAACAAAAATGTAGTCTTTGTAAGATTGAAGGACACAACAAAAGAGCTTGTACTTTAACAAGGCCTCCTAAAACCAAAgctaaaagaaaaacaaaacag GGTGTAGCTGAAGCTCTCAATGAGGATGAAAGTAATCGATCTAATGCAGTCAATGATGGAGGAGCAGTAAATGATGGTGGAGAAGCAGTCAATGATGGAGGAGCAGTAAATGATGGTGCAGAAGCAGTCAATGAGGTGCATGTGCAACAAGACTATGATGAGGTGGAACTcactcctttggagtttgatgCATCAGCTAATGGAGAACCTAGTCAGGTTCATGTGCAAGAACAGGAGGCTAGAGAAACACCACTTGCAACCCTGTTGAAGAAAATCAGGAGGAAGAAATCTGAAAGGATTATCAAGTTGAAACTGGGCAAGAAAGTTGGTGGAAATGATGCACCTGGGGATTCAGAAGCTAAACCTGTTACTCTAGAATAA